One Streptococcus sp. DTU_2020_1001019_1_SI_AUS_MUR_006 DNA window includes the following coding sequences:
- a CDS encoding ATP-binding protein has translation MLDFKSFFLAYIRSRSRFFAFILLLTGLLFLFEVLFDNQVPYFNYFFFLSTFLTLLFLVYDFLIELQRYRKELFYGKREAKSPMEALLTEKLEKSEEELYQKKSDAENRYNDLVDYYTLWVHQIKTPISASKLLVSEVADRQLKQQLEQEIFKIDSYTNLVLQYLRLESFHDDLVLKKENIEDLVKEVIRKYAIFFIQKDLSINLHDLDRRIVTDKKWLLVVIEQILSNSLKYTNEGGIEIYMDDQELCIKDTGIGIKNSDRLRVFERGFSGYNGRMTQQSSGLGLYLTQKISQELGHQIQIESELGQGTTVRIKFSEVNLLIE, from the coding sequence ATGCTTGATTTCAAAAGTTTTTTTCTAGCTTATATCCGTTCGCGCAGCCGTTTTTTCGCTTTTATTCTCTTACTTACAGGTTTACTTTTTCTCTTTGAGGTCTTATTTGATAACCAAGTGCCTTACTTTAACTATTTCTTCTTTCTATCTACATTTTTGACACTTCTGTTTTTGGTCTATGATTTCTTGATAGAATTGCAACGCTATCGCAAGGAATTGTTTTACGGAAAAAGAGAAGCCAAGTCCCCAATGGAGGCTCTATTGACTGAAAAATTAGAGAAAAGTGAAGAGGAACTCTACCAAAAGAAATCAGATGCGGAAAACCGCTATAATGATTTGGTGGATTACTATACACTCTGGGTGCATCAGATAAAAACACCCATTTCAGCCAGTAAACTCCTCGTGAGCGAGGTGGCAGATCGCCAATTGAAACAACAGTTGGAACAGGAAATTTTTAAGATTGATTCATATACCAATCTCGTACTCCAATATCTACGATTAGAAAGCTTCCATGATGATTTGGTTTTGAAGAAAGAGAATATAGAAGATCTGGTCAAGGAAGTCATTCGCAAATATGCTATTTTCTTTATCCAGAAAGATCTAAGTATTAATCTGCATGACTTGGACAGAAGGATTGTGACGGATAAAAAATGGCTGTTGGTAGTCATTGAACAAATCCTATCAAATAGCCTCAAATACACAAATGAAGGTGGAATTGAAATCTATATGGACGATCAAGAACTTTGCATCAAGGATACTGGGATTGGTATCAAAAACAGTGATCGGTTGCGAGTCTTTGAACGTGGATTTTCAGGATATAATGGTCGAATGACCCAACAGTCATCTGGACTTGGGCTCTATCTAACCCAGAAAATCAGCCAAGAATTAGGACATCAGATTCAAATAGAATCCGAACTTGGGCAAGGAACAACTGTGAGGATTAAGTTCTCTGAAGTGAATTTACTGATTGAATGA
- a CDS encoding MBL fold metallo-hydrolase: MKIHKTVNPVAYENTYYLEGEQHLIVIDPGSHWEVIRKTIETINKPVCAILLTHTHYDHIMSLDLVRDTFGNPPVYVSESEAAWLFTPVDNLSGLPRHDDMADVVCRPAEQTFVFHEEYQIEEFRFTVLPTPGHSIGGVSFVFPDGHLVLTGDALFRETIGRTDLPTGSMEQLLHSVQTQLFTLPNYDVYPGHGPATTIAHEKTFNPFF; this comes from the coding sequence ATGAAAATCCATAAAACTGTGAATCCTGTCGCCTATGAAAATACTTATTATCTTGAAGGGGAGCAACACCTGATTGTGATCGATCCTGGTAGCCATTGGGAGGTCATTCGCAAAACTATCGAAACCATCAATAAACCGGTCTGTGCCATTCTTCTGACCCATACCCACTACGACCATATTATGAGTCTAGACTTGGTCAGAGATACTTTCGGAAATCCTCCCGTATATGTGTCAGAAAGCGAAGCTGCTTGGCTCTTTACTCCTGTCGACAATCTTTCTGGCCTTCCTCGACACGACGATATGGCAGATGTCGTATGTAGACCAGCCGAACAGACCTTTGTCTTTCATGAAGAATACCAGATTGAGGAATTCCGCTTTACTGTATTACCAACTCCAGGCCATTCTATCGGTGGAGTTTCATTTGTTTTCCCAGATGGACACTTGGTCTTAACGGGAGATGCCCTTTTCCGAGAAACCATTGGTCGAACAGATCTACCTACAGGTAGCATGGAACAACTCCTTCATAGTGTCCAAACCCAGCTCTTCACCCTTCCAAACTACGATGTCTATCCAGGGCACGGACCTGCTACTACCATCGCTCACGAAAAAACCTTCAATCCATTTTTCTAA
- a CDS encoding response regulator transcription factor, giving the protein MHKILLVEDDPVIRQQVGKMLSEWGFEVVMVEDFMEVLTLFVQSEPHLVLMDIGLPLFNGYHWCQEIRKISKVPIMFLSSRDQAMDIVMAINMGADDFVTKPFDQQVLLAKVQGLLRRSYEFGRDESLLEYAGVILNTKSMDVHVNGKAISLTKNEFQILRVLFEHAGNIVARDDLMRELWNSDFFIDDNTLSVNVARLRKKLEEEGLIGFIETKKGIGYGLKHA; this is encoded by the coding sequence ATGCATAAGATTTTACTAGTAGAAGATGATCCAGTTATCCGTCAACAAGTTGGGAAAATGCTCTCTGAATGGGGGTTTGAGGTAGTCATGGTAGAAGACTTCATGGAAGTTCTAACCCTATTTGTTCAGTCTGAGCCACATCTAGTTCTCATGGATATCGGCTTGCCTCTCTTTAATGGTTATCACTGGTGCCAAGAGATTCGCAAGATTTCTAAAGTTCCCATTATGTTTCTGTCTTCGAGAGACCAGGCTATGGACATTGTGATGGCTATTAATATGGGGGCGGATGATTTTGTGACCAAGCCTTTTGACCAACAGGTTCTTTTAGCCAAGGTACAGGGCTTGTTGCGTCGTTCCTATGAGTTTGGACGGGATGAAAGTCTCCTAGAGTATGCTGGAGTTATCCTCAACACCAAGTCTATGGATGTGCATGTCAATGGCAAAGCTATCAGTTTAACCAAGAATGAATTTCAGATTTTACGTGTCTTATTTGAGCATGCGGGAAATATCGTAGCGCGTGACGACTTGATGCGGGAGCTTTGGAATAGTGACTTTTTTATCGATGATAATACCTTATCCGTTAATGTCGCCCGTCTGCGTAAGAAATTGGAAGAAGAAGGTTTGATTGGTTTTATTGAAACCAAGAAAGGAATAGGGTACGGATTGAAACATGCTTGA
- the tpx gene encoding thiol peroxidase: protein MTTFLGNPVTFTGKQLQVGDKALDFSLTTTDLSKKSLADFEGKKKILSVIPSIDTGICSLQTRRFNQELASLDNTVVLTVSMDLPFAQKRWCGAEGIENAIMLSDYFDHSFGRDYALLINEWHLLARAVFVLDADNIIRYVEYVDNINSEPNFEAAIEAAKSLD from the coding sequence ATGACTACATTCCTTGGAAATCCTGTAACTTTCACAGGAAAACAACTGCAAGTAGGAGACAAGGCTCTTGACTTTTCTCTAACAACAACTGACCTTTCTAAAAAATCACTGGCTGACTTTGAAGGTAAGAAAAAGATTTTGAGTGTCATTCCTTCTATCGACACTGGTATCTGCTCACTTCAGACTCGTCGCTTTAACCAAGAATTGGCTAGCTTGGACAACACTGTTGTCCTTACTGTTTCTATGGACCTTCCATTTGCTCAAAAACGTTGGTGTGGCGCAGAGGGAATTGAAAATGCCATCATGCTCTCAGACTACTTCGACCACTCTTTTGGACGTGATTACGCGCTCTTAATCAATGAGTGGCATCTGCTTGCGCGCGCGGTCTTTGTCCTTGATGCTGACAATATTATCCGTTATGTTGAGTATGTGGACAATATCAATTCCGAGCCAAACTTTGAAGCAGCCATTGAAGCAGCAAAGTCGCTTGACTAA
- a CDS encoding metal ABC transporter permease, giving the protein MIAEFIDGLQKFHFLQNALITAIVVGVVAGAVGCFIILRGMSLMGDAISHAVLPGVALSFILGLDFFIGAIVFGLLAAIIITYIKGNSIIKSDTAIGITFSSFLALGIILISVAKSSTDLFHILFGNILAVQDTDMFITMGVGVAILLLIWIFFKQLLITSFDELLAKAMGMPVNFYHYLLMVLLTLVSVTAMQSVGTILIVAMLITPAATAYLYANSLKSMIFLSSTFGATASVLGLFIGYSFNVAAGSSIVLTAASFFLISFFIAPKQRYLKLKNKHLLK; this is encoded by the coding sequence ATGATTGCAGAATTTATCGATGGATTGCAAAAATTCCATTTCCTACAAAATGCCTTGATAACAGCTATTGTCGTCGGGGTCGTAGCTGGAGCTGTGGGATGTTTCATCATTCTACGCGGGATGTCACTCATGGGAGATGCCATTTCACATGCTGTCTTGCCAGGTGTAGCCCTCTCCTTCATCTTGGGCCTTGACTTCTTTATCGGAGCCATTGTCTTTGGATTGCTAGCTGCCATCATCATTACCTACATCAAGGGGAACTCGATTATCAAAAGCGATACCGCCATCGGCATTACCTTTTCTTCTTTCTTAGCCCTCGGTATCATCTTGATTAGTGTCGCTAAAAGTTCAACTGACCTTTTCCATATCCTTTTTGGTAATATCCTAGCCGTCCAAGATACGGATATGTTTATTACTATGGGTGTAGGGGTAGCCATTCTCTTGTTAATCTGGATTTTCTTCAAGCAACTCTTGATCACTTCCTTTGATGAACTCTTGGCTAAGGCCATGGGAATGCCTGTCAATTTCTATCACTACTTACTCATGGTACTCCTAACTCTCGTGTCTGTGACAGCTATGCAAAGTGTCGGAACTATCCTGATTGTAGCCATGCTGATTACCCCAGCAGCAACTGCTTATCTCTATGCTAATAGCCTGAAAAGTATGATTTTCCTTTCCTCAACCTTTGGAGCTACAGCTTCAGTTTTGGGACTCTTTATCGGCTATAGCTTTAACGTTGCGGCAGGTTCTAGTATCGTGCTTACAGCCGCTAGTTTCTTTCTTATTAGCTTCTTTATCGCTCCAAAACAACGATATTTGAAACTGAAAAATAAACATTTGTTAAAATAA
- the psaA gene encoding metal ABC transporter substrate-binding lipoprotein/adhesin PsaA produces MKKLGTLLVLFLSVIALVACASGKKDAASGQKLKVVATNSIIADITKNIAGDKIDLHSIVPVGQDPHEYEPLPEDVKKTSQADLIFYNGINLETGGNAWFTKLVENAKKTENKDYFAVSEGVDVIYLEGQNEKGKEDPHAWLNLENGIIFAKNIAKQLSAKDPSNKEFYEKNLKEYTEKLDKLDKEAKEKFNNIPAEKKLIVTSEGCFKYFSKAYGVPSAYIWEINTEEEGTPDQIKTLVEKLRQTKTPSLFVESSVDDRPMKTVSQDTNIPIYAQIFTDSIAEEGKEGDSYYNMMKYNLDKIAEGLAK; encoded by the coding sequence ATGAAAAAATTAGGTACATTACTCGTTCTCTTTCTTTCTGTCATTGCTCTTGTAGCATGTGCTAGCGGAAAAAAAGATGCAGCTTCTGGTCAAAAACTAAAAGTTGTTGCTACAAACTCAATCATCGCTGATATTACTAAAAATATTGCTGGTGACAAAATTGATCTTCACAGTATCGTTCCTGTTGGTCAAGACCCACACGAATACGAACCACTTCCTGAAGACGTTAAGAAAACTTCTCAAGCTGATTTGATTTTCTATAACGGTATCAACCTTGAAACAGGTGGCAATGCTTGGTTTACAAAATTGGTAGAAAATGCCAAGAAAACTGAAAACAAAGACTACTTTGCAGTCAGCGAAGGTGTTGATGTTATCTACCTTGAAGGCCAAAACGAAAAAGGCAAAGAAGACCCACACGCTTGGCTCAACCTTGAAAATGGGATCATCTTTGCTAAAAATATCGCAAAACAATTGAGCGCTAAAGACCCTAGCAACAAGGAATTCTACGAAAAAAATCTCAAAGAATATACTGAAAAACTAGACAAACTTGATAAGGAAGCTAAAGAGAAATTTAACAACATCCCTGCTGAGAAAAAACTCATCGTAACCAGCGAAGGATGCTTCAAATACTTCTCTAAAGCTTACGGTGTACCAAGTGCCTACATCTGGGAAATCAATACTGAAGAAGAAGGAACACCTGACCAAATCAAGACCTTGGTTGAAAAACTTCGCCAAACAAAAACTCCTTCCCTCTTTGTCGAATCCAGTGTCGATGACCGTCCAATGAAGACTGTTTCACAAGACACAAACATCCCAATCTATGCTCAAATCTTTACAGATTCTATCGCTGAAGAAGGTAAAGAAGGCGACAGCTACTACAACATGATGAAATACAACCTTGACAAGATTGCTGAAGGTTTGGCAAAATAA
- a CDS encoding ABC transporter ATP-binding protein yields the protein MTLLDVKHVQKIYKTRFQGNQVEALKDIHFTVEKGDYVAIMGESGSGKSTLLNILAMLDKPTRGQVFLNGTDTATIKNTEASSFRREKLGFVFQDFNLLDTLSVKDNILLPLVLSRKPITEMMKKLVVTAENLGINQLQEKYPYEISGGQKQRVAVARAIITEPEILLADEPTGALDSKSSAALLDIFDQINEQGQTILMVTHSTAAASRAKRVLFIKDGILYNQIYRGEKTDRQMFQEISDTLTVMASEVN from the coding sequence ATGACACTATTAGATGTAAAACACGTTCAAAAGATTTATAAAACTCGCTTTCAAGGCAACCAAGTAGAAGCCCTGAAAGATATTCACTTTACCGTTGAAAAAGGCGACTACGTTGCTATTATGGGTGAATCTGGTTCTGGGAAATCAACTCTACTCAATATTCTCGCCATGCTTGACAAACCAACTCGTGGTCAGGTCTTCCTAAACGGAACAGACACAGCTACCATTAAAAATACTGAAGCATCAAGCTTCCGTCGTGAAAAGTTAGGCTTTGTCTTCCAAGACTTCAATTTGTTAGATACGCTTTCTGTTAAAGACAATATCTTACTCCCTTTGGTATTGTCTAGAAAGCCTATTACAGAAATGATGAAAAAGTTGGTCGTAACGGCTGAAAATCTTGGCATCAATCAATTGCAGGAGAAGTACCCTTATGAAATTTCTGGGGGACAAAAACAACGGGTTGCAGTTGCACGAGCCATCATCACAGAACCAGAAATTCTCCTTGCTGATGAGCCAACAGGAGCTCTAGATTCTAAATCATCTGCAGCTCTCCTTGATATCTTTGATCAAATCAACGAGCAAGGACAAACCATTCTCATGGTAACCCACTCAACGGCAGCTGCTAGCCGTGCAAAACGTGTTCTTTTCATCAAGGACGGCATTCTCTATAATCAAATCTACCGTGGTGAAAAGACCGATCGTCAGATGTTCCAAGAAATCTCTGACACCTTGACTGTTATGGCAAGTGAGGTGAACTAG
- a CDS encoding DUF2974 domain-containing protein, translated as MSNIFDYLTDVQYDSFYDLPLNELDILAFTELTYLSFDNLLDQPVNRLSDVATRVPRESTMLTNKERLQLLDQLAQHKRFKNSKLSNFVNEIDTEQQKQFAAMTYRLDLDTYLIVFRGTDDSIIGWKEDFHMTYMKEIPAQKHALEYLEDFFTQHPKQKVIVAGHSKGGNLAVYAASQIRPELQDKISAVYTYDAPGLQAHLTETTGYQDVIPKIHRFIPQGSVIGMMLEVPDTPIVVKSTALGGIAQHSTFSWQTEDNHFVQLEEISSESLQIKDTLKEWVDSVPDEELELYIDLFFGTILESGISSINELSSKNAIDHVQQLVSQAQTLEPEQVEILKNLTQLLLDARFQAWKNHF; from the coding sequence ATGTCCAATATTTTCGACTACCTAACTGACGTTCAATACGATTCTTTTTACGATCTTCCCTTGAATGAACTGGATATACTTGCTTTTACAGAGCTGACCTATCTTTCTTTTGATAACCTATTGGACCAGCCTGTCAATCGTTTAAGCGATGTCGCAACACGTGTCCCGCGAGAAAGCACCATGTTGACCAATAAAGAACGTCTGCAACTCTTAGACCAGCTTGCCCAGCACAAACGTTTTAAAAATAGCAAACTCTCTAACTTTGTCAACGAAATTGATACCGAGCAACAGAAACAGTTCGCTGCTATGACCTATCGCCTTGATTTAGATACTTATCTGATTGTCTTTCGAGGTACAGACGATAGTATTATTGGTTGGAAGGAAGATTTCCATATGACCTACATGAAGGAAATCCCTGCCCAAAAGCATGCTCTTGAATACTTGGAGGATTTCTTTACCCAACATCCAAAACAAAAAGTGATTGTAGCTGGACATTCTAAAGGTGGGAATCTGGCTGTCTATGCTGCCAGTCAAATTCGACCTGAATTGCAAGACAAGATATCTGCAGTTTATACCTATGATGCCCCTGGTTTGCAGGCTCATCTGACTGAGACCACTGGTTATCAAGATGTTATTCCAAAAATTCACCGTTTCATCCCACAAGGTTCTGTCATTGGCATGATGCTGGAAGTTCCTGATACTCCTATCGTCGTCAAATCTACAGCTCTTGGTGGCATCGCCCAACACAGCACCTTTAGTTGGCAAACTGAGGATAATCACTTTGTCCAACTAGAAGAAATCAGCAGTGAGAGTCTCCAAATTAAAGACACTCTCAAAGAATGGGTGGACAGTGTTCCTGATGAGGAATTGGAGCTCTACATCGATCTCTTCTTTGGTACCATTCTAGAATCTGGAATCAGTTCCATTAATGAACTGTCTTCTAAAAATGCTATTGACCATGTTCAACAACTTGTTTCTCAAGCCCAGACACTGGAGCCTGAACAAGTTGAAATCTTAAAAAATCTGACACAACTCCTGCTGGATGCTCGTTTCCAAGCCTGGAAGAATCATTTTTAA
- a CDS encoding nicotinamide mononucleotide transporter — MKKSLKIFATSKWFDLFGVALVVGIAIASGYLNSRLDKFVDWGPWTALVPFGLISVTNVGISMLSTRFTGKLSKWGNYFGIVNTILSGAIDYILGNKAAIITYPVTFLIYTFAIKKWEASQEGRPNQMSQKQLKLAAIIISIIAFLFAFVTNYIGYGGKMNLLAYVTTIAFALSLIANALNALKLTTQWGFWLIYNFVQLTKAGIQGNFANIGKYIFYILNAIGALFVWNDEEVEK, encoded by the coding sequence ATGAAAAAATCACTAAAAATTTTTGCTACATCTAAATGGTTCGACCTCTTCGGGGTTGCTTTGGTCGTTGGGATTGCGATTGCATCTGGTTACCTCAACTCACGCCTCGATAAATTCGTAGATTGGGGACCATGGACAGCTCTTGTACCCTTTGGATTGATTTCCGTAACCAACGTTGGGATTTCCATGTTGTCCACTCGTTTCACGGGGAAATTAAGCAAATGGGGAAATTACTTTGGTATTGTTAATACCATTTTGTCCGGTGCTATTGATTATATCCTTGGAAATAAGGCGGCCATTATCACCTATCCTGTCACCTTCCTCATTTATACCTTTGCGATTAAGAAATGGGAAGCTTCGCAAGAAGGCAGACCCAACCAAATGAGCCAAAAACAGCTAAAATTGGCGGCCATCATTATTTCCATCATCGCCTTCCTCTTTGCCTTTGTGACAAACTATATCGGCTATGGGGGCAAGATGAATCTCCTTGCCTACGTAACAACTATTGCCTTTGCACTGTCCCTCATTGCAAATGCTTTGAACGCATTGAAACTAACAACTCAGTGGGGCTTTTGGTTGATTTACAATTTCGTTCAGCTGACAAAAGCTGGTATTCAAGGAAACTTCGCCAATATCGGAAAATACATCTTTTATATCCTCAATGCAATCGGAGCTTTATTTGTCTGGAATGATGAAGAAGTGGAAAAATAG
- a CDS encoding metal ABC transporter ATP-binding protein — protein MIRIENLSVSYKETLALKDISLVLQGPTITGIIGPNGAGKSTLLKGMLGIIPHQGQAFLDDKEVKKSLHRIAYVEQKINIDYNFPIKVKECVSLGLFPSIPLFRSLNAKHWKKVQEALEIVDLADYAERQISQLSGGQFQRVLIARCLVQEADYILLDEPFVGIDSVSEEIIMNTLRDLKKAGKTVLIVHHDLSKVPHYFDQVLLVNREVIAFGPTKETFTEANLKEAYGNRLFFNGGDL, from the coding sequence ATGATACGTATCGAAAACCTCAGTGTCTCCTACAAAGAAACGTTGGCACTAAAGGATATTTCACTAGTGCTCCAAGGACCAACGATTACCGGAATTATTGGCCCAAACGGCGCTGGGAAATCAACATTATTAAAAGGTATGCTGGGAATTATCCCACATCAAGGTCAGGCATTTCTCGATGACAAGGAAGTTAAAAAATCCTTACATCGAATCGCCTATGTCGAACAAAAAATCAATATCGACTACAACTTTCCCATCAAGGTCAAGGAATGCGTCTCGTTAGGACTGTTTCCCTCTATTCCTCTCTTTCGAAGTTTAAATGCTAAACATTGGAAGAAAGTGCAAGAGGCCCTTGAAATCGTCGACCTAGCTGACTACGCTGAACGGCAAATCAGTCAACTCTCTGGAGGTCAATTCCAGCGGGTCTTGATTGCCAGATGTTTGGTGCAGGAAGCCGACTATATCCTCTTGGATGAACCCTTTGTTGGGATTGACTCAGTCAGTGAGGAAATCATCATGAATACGCTGAGAGATCTGAAAAAAGCTGGGAAGACGGTTCTCATCGTCCACCACGACCTCAGCAAGGTTCCCCACTACTTCGATCAAGTCTTGCTTGTCAATCGAGAAGTGATTGCCTTTGGTCCGACCAAAGAAACTTTTACCGAAGCCAATCTAAAAGAAGCTTACGGTAATCGACTCTTTTTCAATGGAGGTGACCTATGA
- a CDS encoding M13 family metallopeptidase — protein sequence MTRYQDDFYDAINGEWEKTAVIPADKSRTGGFIDLDEEIEELMLTTTDKWLAGEDLPEDPILENFVKYHAMVRDFDKREADGIEPVLPLLKEYQDLESFADFASKLAAFELAGKPNFLPFGVSPDFMDARTNVLWASAPGTILPDTTYYAEDHPQREELLNLWKESTSNLLKAYNFSDEEIEDLLEKRLELDRRIAAVVLSNEESSEYAKLYHPYSYEDFKKFAPALPLDDFFQAVIGQTPDKVVVDEERFWQAAEQFYSEEAWPLLKASLILSIVNLSTSYLTDEIRILSGAYGRALSGVPEAQDKRKAAYHLAQGPFKQALGLWYAHEKFSPEAKADVEKKVATMIDVYKERLAKNDWLTPETREKAIVKLNVIKPYIGYPEELPVRYKDKVVDESASLFENALAFARVEIKHSWSKWNQPVDYKEWGMPAHMVNAYYNPQKNLIVFPAAILQAPFYDLHQSSSANYGGIGAVIAHEISHAFDTNGASFDENGSLKDWWTESDYAAFKEKTQKVIDQFDGQESYGAKINGKLTVSENVADLGGIAAALEAAKREPDFSAEEFFHNFARIWRMKGRPELMKLMASVDVHAPAKLRVNVQVPNFDDFFTTYDVKEGDGMWRSPEDRVIIW from the coding sequence ATGACACGTTATCAAGATGATTTTTATGATGCAATAAATGGTGAGTGGGAAAAGACTGCTGTTATTCCAGCCGATAAATCGAGAACAGGTGGTTTTATCGACCTTGACGAAGAAATCGAAGAGTTGATGCTAACGACGACTGACAAGTGGTTGGCAGGAGAAGATCTTCCAGAAGATCCTATCCTAGAAAACTTTGTCAAGTACCATGCTATGGTCAGAGATTTCGATAAGCGAGAAGCTGATGGAATCGAGCCAGTCCTCCCTTTACTGAAGGAATATCAAGATTTGGAAAGTTTTGCGGATTTCGCAAGTAAACTAGCTGCATTTGAATTAGCTGGTAAACCAAACTTCCTTCCATTTGGAGTATCACCAGACTTTATGGATGCTAGAACCAATGTTCTTTGGGCTAGTGCTCCAGGAACTATTTTGCCTGATACAACCTACTATGCGGAAGACCATCCTCAGCGTGAGGAATTATTGAACCTTTGGAAAGAAAGTACTTCTAATCTCCTCAAAGCCTATAACTTCTCAGATGAAGAAATCGAAGATTTGCTAGAGAAACGATTGGAATTGGACCGCCGTATCGCAGCTGTCGTACTTTCAAACGAAGAAAGTTCAGAATATGCCAAACTTTACCATCCTTATTCTTATGAAGATTTCAAAAAGTTTGCGCCTGCCCTACCTTTAGATGACTTCTTCCAAGCAGTGATTGGACAAACTCCAGACAAGGTTGTTGTAGATGAAGAACGTTTCTGGCAAGCAGCAGAGCAATTCTATAGTGAAGAAGCTTGGCCTTTGCTCAAGGCAAGCTTGATCTTGAGTATAGTTAATCTTTCAACTAGCTATCTAACAGATGAGATTCGTATCTTGTCAGGTGCCTACGGACGAGCTCTTTCAGGAGTTCCAGAGGCTCAAGACAAACGTAAGGCAGCTTACCATTTAGCTCAAGGACCTTTTAAACAAGCTCTTGGCCTTTGGTATGCCCACGAAAAATTCTCTCCAGAAGCCAAGGCAGACGTAGAGAAAAAAGTGGCGACCATGATTGACGTTTATAAGGAACGTTTAGCTAAAAATGACTGGCTGACTCCTGAAACTCGAGAAAAAGCCATCGTCAAACTCAATGTCATCAAGCCTTATATCGGTTATCCAGAAGAATTGCCAGTCCGCTATAAAGATAAGGTAGTGGATGAATCTGCTAGCCTCTTTGAGAATGCCCTAGCCTTTGCGCGTGTGGAAATCAAGCACAGTTGGAGCAAGTGGAATCAGCCAGTTGACTACAAGGAGTGGGGAATGCCTGCTCATATGGTCAATGCCTACTACAATCCACAAAAGAACTTGATTGTCTTCCCTGCTGCTATTTTACAGGCACCATTCTATGACTTGCATCAGTCATCTTCTGCCAACTATGGTGGGATCGGAGCGGTTATCGCCCATGAAATTTCTCATGCCTTTGATACAAATGGGGCTTCCTTTGATGAAAATGGAAGTCTCAAGGATTGGTGGACAGAGAGCGATTATGCAGCCTTTAAAGAAAAGACACAGAAGGTTATCGACCAGTTTGATGGCCAAGAATCTTACGGCGCAAAAATCAATGGGAAATTAACTGTATCCGAAAACGTTGCCGATCTAGGAGGAATCGCTGCAGCGCTAGAAGCTGCTAAGAGAGAGCCAGATTTCTCAGCTGAAGAGTTCTTCCATAACTTTGCTCGTATCTGGCGTATGAAAGGTCGCCCAGAGTTGATGAAACTCATGGCTAGCGTTGACGTACACGCGCCAGCTAAACTCCGTGTTAACGTCCAAGTGCCAAACTTTGACGACTTCTTTACGACCTATGATGTCAAAGAAGGCGACGGAATGTGGCGTTCACCAGAAGACCGTGTGATTATTTGGTAA
- a CDS encoding metal-dependent transcriptional regulator, protein MTPNKEDYLKCIYEIGMELPKITNKEIAARMQVSPPAVTEMIKRMQSENLILKDQKKGYLLTDIGLKLVSDLYRKHRLIEVFLVHHLDYTSNQIHDEAEVLEHTVSDLFVERLENMLGFPKTCPHGGTIPAKGELLVEVNNLPLSDIKAAGTYLLTRVHDSFELLQYLEKHAIHIGEQLQVKQFDGFSNTFTLIHNNEELQVSLEIAKQLYVEKMN, encoded by the coding sequence ATGACACCTAATAAAGAAGACTACTTAAAATGTATTTATGAGATTGGCATGGAACTTCCTAAGATTACCAATAAAGAAATCGCTGCTCGAATGCAGGTATCACCTCCAGCTGTAACTGAAATGATCAAGCGCATGCAATCCGAAAATCTTATCCTAAAAGATCAGAAAAAGGGCTACTTACTAACGGACATTGGTTTAAAACTTGTATCTGACCTTTACCGAAAGCACAGACTCATTGAGGTTTTTCTGGTTCACCATCTAGACTATACCAGCAATCAGATTCACGATGAGGCTGAGGTATTAGAGCATACAGTTTCAGACCTTTTTGTGGAGCGACTGGAAAATATGTTAGGCTTTCCAAAGACCTGTCCCCATGGTGGAACCATTCCTGCCAAGGGTGAGCTTCTAGTTGAGGTTAATAACCTACCACTCTCTGATATCAAGGCAGCTGGAACCTATCTTTTGACAAGAGTTCATGATAGCTTTGAACTTCTCCAATATTTGGAAAAACATGCAATCCATATTGGAGAACAACTCCAAGTCAAGCAGTTCGATGGCTTCTCTAATACCTTTACCCTGATTCACAACAATGAAGAACTTCAAGTCAGCCTCGAAATCGCCAAACAACTCTATGTTGAAAAAATGAACTAA